A genomic region of Phragmites australis chromosome 2, lpPhrAust1.1, whole genome shotgun sequence contains the following coding sequences:
- the LOC133908837 gene encoding protein PAT1 homolog 1-like, giving the protein MLGVEAAGGRGGASSSSAAENFDAGQYAFFGKESPVGLDLGCLEDAGGDGNVGGFSGPEEGLYRLSSVGEEIDNLSNLSDIDDLASTFAKLNRSISGTRNPGVIGDRRSISRGSSLTVDWAEDVDYPNWVDQDILENEEFQESKRWWSSHSSVQQGDSSSKPLSRTSSYPQQPLQHRLSEPIVLPKTSSFTSFPPPGVGRSPYPAQGLTRHGSIPSTGAGLQMGSPSMSLSGSLYHMAGPSHGLPYGGGMPYGALNLPANNPMQNDWSNQANPFTGEHLNLLPNLLHKQLSLPNSPMSSLLFSQQQQRLAQVQSSHQNYLNLPPHLFYPHHPPEISGRFDSVSSVPSSRDKRSRSGRGKHNIRFSQPQSDTGSQNGDSGGLKFRSKYMSSEEIESILKMQHSASHSSDPYAVDYYHQACMAKRGATSRQKTNFSPASLKDLPSKSRSSSDQHTYLLVDALGKVSFSSIRRPRSLLEADKSSSADGSRDQKTIMRPLEKEPMLAARVTVEDSLCLLLEVDDIDRLLQSSQAQDNSFQLKRRRQVLLEGLAASLQLVDPLGPSKSGHSSGLAPKDDIVFLRIVSLPKGRKFLARYLRLLVPGSELTRIVCMAIFRHLRFLFGGLPSDSSAAETTVALAKTVSSCVHHMELGALSACLAAVVCSSEQPPLRPLGSSAGDGASLIIKSVLDRATELLTDHPAAANYTVPNRTLWQASFDAFFGLLTKYCVSKCESILQMFVMQASSSVIGPEASKATSKEMPVELLRASLPHTNKQQRQMLLDFAQRSMPVTGFNPPGASGGHVTSESVPG; this is encoded by the exons ATGCTGGGCGTCGAGGcggccggcggccgcggcggcgcgtcctcctcctccgccgcag AGAATTTTGATGCTGGGCAGTACGCCTTCTTCGGGAAGGAGTCACCCGTGGGGCTCGACCTCGGTTGCTTGGAGGACGCCGGCGGCGATGGCAATGTCGGTGGATTCAGTGGGCCAGAAGAGGGTCTGTACCGGCTCTCCTCTGTTGGAGAAGAG ATTGACAATTTGAGTAACTTGTCTGACATTGATGATCTTGCAAGCACTTTTGCTAAG TTGAACCGAAGCATCAGTGGAACTCGGAATCCTGGTGTTATCGGGGACAGGCGATCCATTTCAAGAGGAA GTTCTTTAACTGTTGACTGGGCTGAGGATGTAGACTATCCAAACTGGGTAGATCAGGACATATTAGAAAATGAGGAATTCCAGGAAAGTAAAAGATGGTGGTCATCACATTCTTCAGTTCAGCAAGGGGATTCCAGCTCCAAACCATTAAGTCGAACATCTTCCTACCCTCAGCAGCCACTGCAGCACCGCTTAAGTGAACCTATTGTTTTACCAAAAACCTCTTCATTTACCTCCTTCCCACCGCCAGGTGTTGGTAGATCACCTTATCCTGCTCAAGGCCTTACACGCCATGGGAGCATTCCATCAACTGGTGCTGGGCTCCAAATGGGTTCTCCGAGCATGTCACTTTCTGGTTCCCTGTATCATATGGCTGGACCATCTCATGGACTACCATATGGAGGAGGCATGCCTTATGGTGCTCTTAACCTGCCTGCAAACAATCCAATGCAAAACGATTGGTCAAACCAAGCTAACCCTTTCACTGGGGAGCATCTTAATCTGCTGCCCAACTTATTACATAAACAATTATCACTTCCTAATAGCCCAATGTCATCACTGCTATTctctcagcagcagcagagatTGGCGCAGGTCCAATCTTCCCATCAGAATTACCTAAATTTACCGCCTCACCTATTCTATCCTCATCACCCCCCAGAGATATCAGGCAGGTTTGATTCTGTTAGCAGTGTTCCTTCATCAAGAGACAAGAGATCAAGGTCAGGGAGGGGAAAACACAACATTCGCTTCTCTCAACCACAGTCTGATACTGGTAGCCAGAATGGTGATAGTGGAGGCCTAAAGTTTAGATCCAAGTACATGTCATCTGAAGAGATTGAATCTATCCTGAAAATGCAGCATTCAGCAAGTCACAGCAGTGATCCTTATGCCGTCGATTATTACCATCAAGCTTGTATGGCAAAAAGGGGCGCCACTTCTAGGCAAAAGACCAACTTCTCCCCAGCATCACTGAAAGACTTGCCTTCCAAGTCTCGATCCAGCAGTGACCAGCACACATATCTTCTGGTTGATGCTCTTGGGAAAGTTTCTTTCTCTTCCATACGTAGGCCTCGGTCTCTTCTTGAAGCTGACAAATCTTCATCCGCTGATGGCTCTCGTGATCAGAAGACCATTATGAGGCCACTGGAGAAAGAACCAATGCTGGCAGCAAGAGTCACCGTTGAAGACTCCCTCTGCCTTCTTCTTGAGGTGGATGATATTGACCGGCTGTTGCAGTCTAGTCAGGCACAGGACAACAGTTTCCAACTGAAGCGAAGACGACAAGTCCTCCTTGAAGGTCTAGCTGCATCACTtcagcttgttgaccctcttgGGCCCAGCAAATCTGGTCATTCATCTGGGTTAGCCCCGAAGGATGATATTGTGTTTCTTCGTATTGTCTCTCTTCCGAAAGGACGCAAGTTTTTGGCACGTTATCTTCGACTTCTTGTCCCTGGCAGCGAATTGACCCGGATAGTATGCATGGCTATTTTTCGCCATCTGAGGTTCTTGTTTGGGGGTTTGCCATCAGACTCTAGTGCAGCAGAAACGACAGTTGCTCTTGCAAAAACTGTTTCGTCTTGTGTGCATCACATGGAACTTGGTGCTCTTagtgcttgccttgctgctgtTGTTTGTTCATCTGAACAACCCCCTCTCCGTCCTCTTGGTAGCTCTGCTGGTGATGGGGCTTCTCTAATCATTAAATCAGTACTGGATCGAGCAACTGAGTTACTGACTGATCATCCTGCTGCAGCCAACTATACTGTGCCAAACCGAACTCTCTGGCAGGCATCATTTGATGCTTTCTTTGGGCTTCTAACAAAATACTGTGTCAGTAAGTGTGAAAGTATCCTGCAGATGTTTGTAATGCAAGCATCAAGCTCAGTAATTGGACCTGAAGCTTCCAAAGCTACTAGTAAGGAGATGCCTGTTGAGCTACTTCGTGCAAGCCTTCCTCATACAAATAAACAGCAACGCCAGATGCTGCTTGATTTTGCTCAGAGATCCATGCCGGTAACTGGTTTCAACCCCCCTGGTGCTAGTGGTGGGCACGTCACTTCAGAATCTGTCCCTGGTTGA